From Topomyia yanbarensis strain Yona2022 chromosome 1, ASM3024719v1, whole genome shotgun sequence, one genomic window encodes:
- the LOC131676202 gene encoding uncharacterized protein LOC131676202, with the protein MVNEDKPGTGAGNPKVPEQQQEANVDTLNLPRLSPPVMTQSNIESYFMSLEFWFAASGIGNAHDTKKYNIVMAQVPPSKLTELRSIIEAVPPANKYVYIKMKLIEHFADSQQKRLQLVLSDMPLGDMKPSQLFNEMRRVAGNSFCEPVLLDLWASRLPPHAQAAVIASKGDPTEKATIADAIVESMGLRSINTIGASAPSTPAATAKVTTESPPDRIETLQREIAQLTRMINKMFRSSENPRERSRSRSRSKVSKFRDNEPSYDVCWYHSKYGGEARRCRKPCSFGLATKPSNQQ; encoded by the coding sequence ATGGTGAACGAGGACAAACCAGGCACTGGAGCAGGCAACCCAAAGGTACCGGAACAGCAGCAGGAAGCCAACGTGGACACCCTAAACCTGCCACGACTGAGCCCGCCGGTGATGACGCAATCCAACATCGAGTCATACTTCATGTCATTGGAGTTCTGGTTTGCCGCTTCCGGTATTGGAAATGCCCACGACACCAAGAAGTACAACATCGTCATGGCACAAGTGCCACCAAGCAAGTTGACGGAGTTACGTTCCATTATTGAAGCCGTCCCGCCTGCCAACAAGTACGTGTATATCAAGATGAAGCTGATTGAACACTTCGCCGACAGTCAGCAGAAACGTTTGCAGCTCGTATTGTCTGATATGCCGCTTGGTGACATGAAACCGAGCCAACTTTTCAACGAAATGAGGAGAGTGGCTGGAAATTCGTTTTGTGAACCCGTGCTGCTCGACCTGTGGGCCTCCAGACTTCCACCGCATGCCCAAGCTGCCGTGATTGCCTCCAAAGGGGACCCGACAGAAAAAGCTACCATCGCAGATGCCATCGTGGAATCCATGGGCCTTCGTAGCATCAACACCATCGGTGCGAGCGCACCGAGCACACCAGCAGCGACCGCTAAAGTTACAACAGAATCGCCTCCTGACAGAATTGAAACGCTCCAGCGGGAAATCGCTCAACTGACCAGGATGATCAACAAAATGTTCCGCTCAAGCGAAAACCCACGGGAGCGATCACGTTCCCGCAGCCGAAGCAAAGTGAGTAAATTTCGTGATAATGAACCGTCCTATGACGTCTGCTGGTACCACTCTAAGTACGGAGGGGAAGCACGACGGTGCCGTAAACCGTGTTCCTTCGGACTAGCAACCAAGCCCAGCAACCAACAATGA